Proteins found in one Methylobacterium sp. CB376 genomic segment:
- a CDS encoding VWA domain-containing protein produces the protein MSALAAFHFERPAWLLLLLPAAALWYLERRRSDEAQRWRRVIDPELLRHLLVGRERRSWFSPNALLLAVWFVTAAAVAGPVWEREPSPFADAKPPVLVVLRVAPTMMTPDLAPTRLDRARQKLADLLKLREGASTGLIAYSGSSHLVLPPTPDATVVLNLAQALSPEIMPREGDDIAGAAALADRVLAGGGHGGSILLMADTTAISAGGLGLSRLGHPATVFALLPPDQDRGRLADVARALDADLVATTVDQADVDVVARRLDRTGRAAEVAGEGQHWREAGYWLTPLLALLTLLWFRRGWVTA, from the coding sequence ATGAGCGCCCTCGCGGCCTTCCACTTCGAGCGCCCGGCCTGGCTCCTGCTGCTGCTGCCGGCAGCGGCGCTCTGGTACTTGGAGCGCCGGCGGTCGGACGAGGCCCAGCGCTGGCGGCGCGTGATCGACCCGGAACTCCTCCGGCACCTGCTCGTTGGGCGGGAGCGCCGGTCGTGGTTCTCGCCGAACGCGCTGCTCCTCGCCGTCTGGTTCGTCACCGCGGCCGCTGTTGCGGGACCCGTGTGGGAGCGCGAGCCGTCACCCTTCGCGGATGCCAAGCCCCCTGTGTTGGTCGTCCTTCGGGTCGCGCCCACGATGATGACCCCGGACCTGGCGCCGACCCGCCTCGACCGGGCGCGCCAGAAGCTGGCCGACCTGCTCAAGCTGCGCGAGGGCGCTTCCACCGGCCTCATCGCCTACTCGGGCTCCAGCCATCTCGTCCTACCGCCGACGCCGGACGCCACCGTCGTCCTGAACCTGGCGCAGGCCCTCTCGCCCGAGATCATGCCCCGCGAGGGCGACGACATCGCGGGCGCCGCCGCGCTGGCCGACCGCGTCCTCGCGGGAGGCGGCCACGGCGGCTCGATCCTCCTGATGGCCGACACCACGGCCATCTCGGCCGGTGGCCTCGGCCTTTCCCGCCTCGGTCACCCCGCGACGGTTTTCGCGCTGCTGCCGCCGGACCAGGATCGAGGACGCCTCGCCGACGTCGCTCGCGCTCTCGATGCGGACCTCGTCGCGACCACGGTGGATCAGGCCGATGTCGACGTGGTCGCCCGACGGCTCGACCGCACCGGCCGCGCGGCCGAGGTGGCGGGCGAAGGGCAGCACTGGAGGGAGGCGGGCTATTGGCTGACGCCGCTCCTCGCCCTCCTCACGCTTCTCTGGTTTCGCCGCGGTTGGGTGACGGCATGA
- a CDS encoding tetratricopeptide repeat protein → MIRLAKPPHPYVLVSLALFLALGATAYNVGLRNLLLTPDQRGRFLMARGRPGEAASAFRDPVWRGVALFRAGDFKGAAQAFGGVDTAEGAYDQGNALVILGKYDDAVRRYDRALALRPGWEDAAANREIARLRAERMRQEGGETGDTESSPDEVVYDKGKKGGADTTVEGDGKPMSDEAVRALWLKRVQTRPADFLRVKFAYQLQTASGADSGAPSGTRP, encoded by the coding sequence ATGATCCGCCTCGCCAAGCCACCGCACCCCTACGTCCTCGTGTCACTGGCCCTGTTCCTGGCGCTCGGTGCGACCGCCTACAACGTCGGCTTGCGGAACCTCCTGCTCACGCCGGACCAGCGCGGGCGCTTCCTGATGGCGCGAGGCCGTCCGGGCGAGGCGGCTTCCGCGTTCCGCGATCCGGTCTGGCGCGGCGTGGCTCTGTTCCGGGCGGGCGACTTCAAGGGGGCGGCGCAAGCGTTCGGAGGCGTCGACACGGCGGAGGGCGCCTATGACCAGGGCAACGCCCTGGTGATTCTCGGCAAGTACGACGACGCCGTGAGGCGCTACGACCGGGCGCTGGCTCTCCGCCCCGGATGGGAGGATGCGGCCGCCAACCGCGAGATCGCGCGCCTGCGGGCCGAGCGCATGCGCCAGGAGGGAGGCGAGACCGGGGACACCGAGTCGAGCCCCGACGAGGTCGTCTACGACAAGGGCAAGAAGGGCGGCGCGGACACCACGGTCGAGGGCGACGGGAAGCCCATGTCGGACGAGGCGGTCCGGGCCCTCTGGCTGAAGCGGGTGCAGACGCGGCCGGCAGACTTCCTGCGGGTGAAGTTCGCCTACCAACTCCAAACGGCGTCCGGCGCCGATTCCGGGGCGCCCTCGGGGACACGACCATGA
- a CDS encoding BatD family protein produces the protein MRRLVAALALAVAWASTAAAKAAEVVVRTQVDATRGIVVGQPVHLRVDVLFPGSMPRPPRVRVGDAPGAQVLRFETQGVTTNDEIGGQPYVGQQFEFVVFPRRGGAIEIPAAEVTLLDAAGDPAGTARGEARRLVVTVPPRLDASGPVIAAEQVDATQTWEPDPAQARLKPGGALVRAIRRSADGVPAMGMADLAFTAPEGVRIYVDPPRSEDRMNRGAVTGSRVDRVTYVFEKPGSYDLPAVVQPWWDLDEARARAVTLAGVRVAVAQAASATEPAPRRGRTWAWAAGALLGIALLLGLALALRRRQGRDAGTTEATALSELRRVARSGDAPATYRALAIWLARLPSGVRRDARHDRRLAPLAGELERTLFGEGGSWSADAGRQLRNVVPKVRRDLAKEVIRAKRMDLPPLNPAAPASSHRPA, from the coding sequence ATGAGGAGGCTGGTCGCTGCCCTCGCGTTGGCAGTTGCTTGGGCGAGCACCGCAGCGGCGAAGGCAGCCGAGGTCGTGGTCCGGACCCAGGTCGACGCGACAAGAGGCATCGTCGTGGGCCAACCGGTTCACCTCCGGGTGGACGTGCTCTTCCCCGGCAGCATGCCGCGCCCGCCGCGGGTCAGGGTCGGCGACGCTCCGGGTGCCCAGGTCCTGCGCTTCGAGACCCAGGGCGTCACCACGAACGACGAGATCGGTGGCCAGCCTTACGTCGGGCAACAGTTCGAGTTCGTCGTGTTCCCGCGCCGGGGAGGAGCCATCGAGATCCCGGCCGCAGAGGTCACGCTGCTCGACGCTGCGGGTGACCCAGCGGGAACGGCAAGGGGCGAGGCGCGGCGCCTCGTCGTCACCGTGCCTCCGCGGCTCGACGCATCCGGACCCGTCATCGCCGCGGAACAGGTCGACGCCACCCAGACCTGGGAGCCCGACCCTGCGCAGGCGCGGCTCAAGCCCGGCGGCGCGTTGGTGCGCGCGATCCGCCGCAGCGCCGACGGCGTTCCGGCTATGGGTATGGCCGACCTCGCCTTCACCGCTCCCGAGGGCGTCCGGATCTACGTCGACCCGCCGCGCTCCGAGGACCGGATGAACCGCGGCGCCGTCACCGGGTCGCGTGTCGACCGGGTGACCTACGTCTTCGAGAAGCCGGGCAGCTACGACCTGCCGGCCGTCGTCCAGCCCTGGTGGGATCTGGACGAAGCGCGCGCGCGGGCGGTGACGCTTGCCGGCGTCAGGGTAGCCGTAGCTCAGGCAGCCTCTGCGACGGAGCCGGCGCCTCGCCGCGGAAGGACATGGGCTTGGGCCGCCGGAGCGTTGCTCGGGATCGCTTTGCTGCTGGGTCTCGCATTGGCCCTCCGACGCCGGCAGGGCCGAGACGCCGGCACCACGGAAGCGACGGCACTGTCCGAGTTGCGCCGGGTTGCCCGGAGCGGCGATGCCCCGGCGACTTACCGGGCGCTCGCGATATGGCTTGCCCGGCTACCTTCCGGCGTGCGGCGGGACGCGAGGCATGATCGGCGCCTCGCGCCGCTCGCCGGCGAACTGGAGCGTACCTTGTTCGGTGAGGGGGGCTCCTGGTCGGCCGACGCGGGGCGGCAGCTCCGCAACGTCGTCCCGAAGGTCCGCAGGGATCTGGCGAAGGAGGTCATCAGAGCGAAGCGAATGGACCTGCCGCCGTTGAACCCCGCCGCGCCTGCGTCCAGCCATCGGCCCGCCTGA
- a CDS encoding DUF1254 domain-containing protein, with translation MTAAALALLAATPAARAEALAPSPDWAAALPPAPDSAVKITEAYARMVARDAYFWAWPMENIYNRRQANSQVREAGLMNGVLAFAPLNAMAMLHDYIAPEQRWVACPNQDVVYGASIAALDETPVVLQVPDFGSRFWVYQVVDTRTDGFAQLGSMYGTRPGFYLLVGPNWTGEVPKGIARVFRAKTGTAFVLPRVFMDDTPEDRRAIQSAISGIDAYPLAQFDGTMKRHDWRQLPKLGSPGEGGGSGETKWVLPEKFFDELPLVLRDAPPLPGEEARYAQVTAVLAAARRDPALKQAMADEASKAEREMVDPLLQFRNWGVQLKDHWSTTSNNAAFGVDYFTRTAAAKSNIFVNAPNETKYYYQDLDVSGARLNGAKRYTVTFAKGETPPVDGFWSLTLYDAAHFFVPNAIQRYSLGTKNKAMKYGPDGSLTVYVQSEPPPEAQRDNWLPAPKDGDFTLYVRAYWPRTAVVDGSWVPPAVQRAD, from the coding sequence ATGACCGCGGCCGCGCTCGCGCTGCTTGCGGCGACGCCGGCCGCGCGCGCCGAAGCCCTCGCGCCGTCGCCTGACTGGGCGGCCGCGCTGCCGCCGGCACCAGACAGCGCGGTCAAGATCACGGAAGCCTATGCCCGCATGGTCGCGCGCGACGCCTACTTCTGGGCCTGGCCGATGGAGAACATCTACAATCGCCGGCAGGCCAACAGCCAGGTTCGTGAGGCTGGATTGATGAACGGCGTGCTGGCGTTCGCGCCCCTGAACGCCATGGCCATGCTGCACGATTACATCGCACCCGAGCAGCGCTGGGTTGCCTGCCCGAACCAGGACGTCGTGTACGGAGCCTCCATCGCGGCGCTCGACGAGACGCCGGTCGTGCTTCAGGTCCCCGATTTCGGGAGCCGCTTCTGGGTCTACCAGGTGGTGGATACCCGCACCGACGGCTTCGCCCAGCTCGGCTCCATGTACGGCACGCGACCGGGCTTCTACCTGCTGGTCGGCCCCAACTGGACGGGCGAGGTCCCGAAGGGGATCGCCAGGGTGTTCCGGGCCAAGACGGGCACGGCGTTCGTGCTGCCTCGCGTCTTCATGGACGACACGCCCGAGGACCGACGGGCCATCCAGTCGGCCATCTCCGGGATCGACGCCTACCCGCTCGCGCAGTTCGACGGGACGATGAAGCGGCACGACTGGCGGCAGCTGCCCAAGTTGGGCTCGCCGGGGGAAGGAGGTGGCTCGGGAGAGACGAAGTGGGTGTTGCCGGAGAAGTTCTTCGACGAGCTGCCGTTGGTGCTGAGGGACGCGCCGCCGCTGCCGGGCGAGGAAGCCCGGTACGCGCAGGTCACCGCCGTCCTCGCCGCTGCTCGACGCGACCCGGCCCTCAAGCAGGCCATGGCCGACGAGGCCTCCAAGGCCGAGAGGGAGATGGTTGACCCGCTCCTCCAGTTTCGCAACTGGGGCGTGCAGCTCAAGGATCACTGGAGCACGACGTCCAACAACGCCGCGTTCGGCGTCGACTACTTCACTCGGACGGCGGCCGCAAAATCGAACATCTTCGTCAACGCACCCAACGAGACAAAGTATTACTACCAAGATCTCGATGTCTCAGGGGCGCGGCTCAACGGCGCCAAACGCTACACGGTGACCTTCGCGAAGGGAGAGACCCCGCCGGTCGACGGCTTCTGGTCGCTGACGCTCTACGACGCGGCGCACTTCTTCGTGCCGAACGCGATCCAGCGCTACTCGCTCGGCACCAAGAACAAGGCCATGAAGTACGGCCCGGACGGCTCGCTCACGGTGTACGTGCAGTCGGAGCCGCCCCCGGAGGCCCAGCGCGACAACTGGTTGCCGGCGCCCAAGGACGGGGACTTCACGCTCTACGTCCGAGCCTACTGGCCGAGGACCGCCGTGGTCGACGGTTCCTGGGTTCCGCCCGCGGTTCAGCGAGCGGATTGA
- a CDS encoding DUF1214 domain-containing protein, translated as MGTTLTRKLGLAVLALITATGLAAAQTAPVTDKDIDDAYVYLLGRALVIRQEMIDRSGPDFSYNRINYNPVGSADFVNPNFDVSYLEAWFATDDKAAALLEIPEVKGRYYTAQILDEWGEVIANINDRTFPTKPYGTFALVKPGSNVAVPPGAGRIELHSGKAKMLARIEIKGDTDGALALQRAFKVTTLGTPEAAPPPRLPMFGNQDLVGVEIFDDADAKLASALDVAPNSAEMQQKVRAVSAYAASSAGARAEVDAKLRDVIRRFREDALTKSAPYRNHWLCGTGSGNYGGDFRRRTAANYAGIWANTSNEVVYFVATRDAEEKPLDGSGGYVMHFAADRLPEAVVDAYWSVILVGVPDYRVVPNPLNRFNFNNLSTLTKEVDGSLKIAVGPKPVAGVPKTNWLPSAEGRPFSLTFRAYVPREVVKRCEWTPPSVARIEGARP; from the coding sequence ATGGGAACCACCCTCACGAGGAAATTGGGCCTGGCGGTGCTGGCGCTGATCACGGCTACCGGCCTGGCCGCGGCCCAGACGGCACCCGTCACCGACAAGGACATCGACGACGCCTACGTCTACCTGCTCGGCCGTGCCCTGGTCATCCGCCAGGAGATGATCGACAGGAGCGGGCCCGACTTCTCCTACAACAGGATTAATTACAATCCCGTGGGATCGGCCGACTTCGTCAACCCGAATTTCGACGTTTCCTATCTCGAAGCTTGGTTCGCGACCGACGACAAGGCGGCGGCGCTGCTGGAGATCCCCGAGGTGAAGGGACGGTACTACACGGCGCAGATCCTCGACGAATGGGGCGAGGTCATCGCCAACATCAACGATCGCACCTTCCCGACGAAGCCCTACGGCACCTTCGCGCTCGTGAAGCCCGGCTCGAACGTGGCCGTCCCGCCCGGCGCTGGGCGGATCGAGCTTCACTCCGGCAAGGCGAAGATGCTCGCCCGCATCGAGATCAAGGGCGACACCGATGGCGCGCTGGCGCTGCAGCGCGCCTTCAAGGTGACGACCCTGGGCACGCCGGAGGCCGCTCCACCACCTCGGCTGCCGATGTTCGGCAACCAGGACCTCGTCGGGGTCGAGATCTTCGACGACGCGGACGCGAAGCTCGCGAGCGCGCTCGACGTGGCTCCCAACTCCGCCGAGATGCAGCAGAAGGTCCGCGCCGTGTCGGCCTACGCGGCGTCGAGCGCGGGAGCCCGCGCCGAGGTCGACGCGAAGCTGCGCGACGTGATCCGCCGTTTCCGGGAAGATGCCCTGACCAAGTCGGCCCCGTACCGCAACCACTGGCTCTGTGGGACGGGCAGCGGCAATTACGGGGGTGACTTCCGGCGGCGCACCGCGGCCAATTACGCCGGGATCTGGGCGAACACCTCGAATGAGGTCGTCTACTTCGTTGCCACCCGGGACGCCGAGGAGAAGCCCCTCGACGGGAGCGGGGGCTACGTCATGCACTTCGCAGCCGACCGATTGCCCGAGGCCGTGGTCGACGCCTACTGGTCCGTGATCCTGGTCGGGGTGCCCGACTACCGGGTCGTGCCCAACCCCCTCAACCGCTTCAACTTCAACAACCTCTCGACGCTGACGAAGGAAGTCGACGGCTCCCTGAAGATCGCGGTCGGGCCGAAGCCGGTCGCCGGCGTTCCGAAGACGAATTGGCTTCCCTCGGCCGAGGGCCGGCCGTTCTCCCTGACGTTCCGTGCCTACGTGCCCAGGGAGGTCGTGAAGCGATGCGAGTGGACGCCGCCGTCTGTCGCGAGGATCGAGGGAGCCCGCCCATGA
- a CDS encoding HlyD family secretion protein: MIVFLLNSYIALLVLFVWLRFIPFNLFWKLSPALVLILLLVGLFIPMGWGAPSGPAAVIRNSVQIVPSVAGEVIDVPVKANTPLKEGDVLFRIDPTPYQTQVEAIGAQLKLAETRLAEMSQLQSRGTGRAFDVEQRQAEADQLRAQLEGAKWNLDKTTVRAPAAGYVTNLTLRKGARVTAQSPVMAFIDTGDTLLGAEIPQIYARYIEPGQPVEITFKTLPGTVHSGRVEAVLQAIATGQAQFGGSAVAPTDIQSAPFVVRFTLDDAEVARRLPAGSTGTAAIYTDHVQQAHVIRKVLLRQSAILNYANPF, translated from the coding sequence ATGATCGTCTTCCTGCTCAACAGCTACATCGCCCTCCTGGTCCTGTTCGTCTGGCTGCGGTTCATCCCGTTCAACCTGTTCTGGAAGCTCTCACCCGCGCTCGTCCTCATCCTCCTGCTCGTCGGGCTGTTCATCCCGATGGGCTGGGGGGCGCCCTCAGGGCCGGCAGCGGTCATCCGCAACTCGGTCCAGATCGTCCCCTCTGTCGCCGGCGAGGTCATTGACGTCCCGGTCAAGGCGAATACCCCGCTCAAGGAAGGCGACGTCCTCTTCCGGATCGATCCGACGCCCTATCAGACGCAGGTCGAAGCCATCGGGGCGCAGCTGAAGCTCGCTGAGACCCGACTGGCCGAGATGTCCCAGCTCCAGAGCCGCGGGACCGGGCGCGCCTTCGACGTCGAGCAGAGACAGGCCGAGGCTGACCAGTTGCGCGCCCAGCTTGAGGGCGCCAAGTGGAACCTCGACAAGACCACCGTGCGGGCCCCGGCCGCCGGCTACGTGACCAACCTGACTCTACGAAAGGGGGCGCGTGTCACCGCGCAGTCGCCGGTGATGGCCTTCATCGATACCGGCGACACCCTCCTCGGCGCGGAGATCCCCCAGATCTACGCGCGCTACATCGAGCCCGGTCAGCCCGTCGAGATCACCTTCAAGACGCTCCCGGGTACCGTCCACTCCGGGCGGGTCGAGGCCGTCCTGCAGGCCATAGCGACGGGGCAGGCGCAGTTTGGGGGTTCCGCGGTGGCGCCGACCGACATCCAGTCCGCGCCGTTCGTGGTTCGCTTCACGCTCGACGACGCTGAGGTGGCCCGCCGCCTGCCGGCCGGCAGCACCGGGACCGCGGCGATCTACACGGACCACGTGCAGCAGGCGCACGTCATCCGGAAGGTCCTGCTCCGGCAGAGCGCGATCCTGAACTACGCCAACCCGTTCTGA
- a CDS encoding DUF3302 domain-containing protein, translated as MPFIDIFAWIVLLVVVATLIATFVALGVMPGRIARRRGHPWAQAVTVGSWATLVFGFVFWPLILVWAYVDAPARRDADR; from the coding sequence ATGCCGTTCATCGACATCTTCGCCTGGATCGTCCTGCTGGTCGTGGTGGCGACGCTCATCGCGACGTTCGTCGCGCTCGGCGTCATGCCCGGCCGCATCGCGCGCAGACGCGGGCATCCTTGGGCGCAGGCCGTGACCGTCGGCAGCTGGGCCACCCTCGTCTTCGGCTTCGTATTCTGGCCGCTGATCCTGGTCTGGGCCTACGTCGATGCCCCTGCACGGCGGGACGCGGACCGATGA
- a CDS encoding YidB family protein, translated as MSDGYPSMTALLGLLALAGYQNRDKLSELLGGAGQAAPAPTGPAAAPGGSGGGLGGLLGGLLGNQRSVAPGGFLNSGLGEMLERFHQAGHGAAAQSWVNQGPNQEIAPHHLEQAIGPDVLATLTQRTGLSREELLSRLSRELPQAVDRYTPDGRVPA; from the coding sequence ATGAGCGATGGCTACCCCTCGATGACGGCGCTCCTGGGCCTGCTGGCCTTGGCCGGGTACCAGAACCGGGACAAACTCTCGGAACTGCTCGGAGGCGCTGGTCAGGCCGCTCCCGCGCCCACGGGCCCCGCGGCCGCGCCCGGCGGCTCCGGTGGCGGTTTGGGCGGCCTTCTCGGCGGCCTGCTGGGCAACCAGCGGAGCGTAGCGCCCGGCGGGTTCCTGAATAGCGGTCTGGGCGAGATGCTGGAGCGCTTCCACCAGGCCGGGCACGGAGCGGCCGCCCAGTCCTGGGTCAACCAGGGCCCGAACCAGGAGATCGCCCCGCATCACCTGGAGCAGGCCATCGGCCCGGACGTGTTGGCGACCTTAACGCAACGCACGGGGCTTTCTCGCGAGGAGCTGCTGTCCAGGCTTTCCAGGGAGCTCCCACAGGCGGTCGACCGCTACACTCCAGACGGTCGGGTCCCGGCGTAG
- a CDS encoding IS110-like element ISMtsp6 family transposase, translating into MGHATEVFVGIDVSKMRNAVAVADGERGGEVRYLGEVDASPESMRRLVRRLAGQHERLHFCYEAGPTGYGLHRLITELGHSCSVVAPSLIPRKPGDRVKTNRRDAVALAKLLRAGELTAVWVPDEGHEAMRDLVRARAAAVESLRVHRQQVSAFMLKHGRVYPRKKGWTMRYLCWLQEQRFDHPAHQIALQELVEAVRIAKERVARIEAAIAEFVPTWSLGPVVRALQTLRGIDLIVAVTFATEVGDISRFESPRQLMGYLGLVPSERSTGDTVRRGGITKAGNGRVRHMLVESAWTYRHPPKVGAKKLYRMEAATPRVREIAWKAQTRLTARYRALIGRGKKATVVCTAIARELVGFMWSVAREARVA; encoded by the coding sequence GTGGGCCATGCTACCGAGGTTTTCGTCGGGATCGACGTGTCCAAGATGCGCAATGCCGTCGCCGTTGCTGATGGCGAGCGTGGAGGCGAGGTCCGCTACCTGGGTGAGGTCGACGCCTCGCCCGAGAGCATGCGCCGGCTGGTGAGGCGCCTGGCAGGCCAGCACGAGCGCCTGCACTTCTGCTACGAGGCGGGGCCGACGGGCTACGGTCTCCACCGCCTCATCACCGAACTCGGCCACTCCTGCTCCGTCGTGGCGCCCTCTCTGATCCCCAGGAAGCCCGGCGACCGGGTCAAGACCAACCGCCGCGATGCGGTGGCGCTCGCCAAGCTCCTGCGCGCCGGCGAGCTCACGGCCGTCTGGGTGCCCGACGAAGGCCATGAGGCGATGCGCGATCTCGTGCGCGCCCGGGCCGCTGCCGTCGAGAGCCTGCGCGTGCATCGCCAGCAGGTCAGTGCCTTCATGCTCAAGCACGGGCGCGTCTATCCCCGCAAGAAGGGCTGGACGATGCGCTATCTTTGCTGGCTGCAGGAGCAGCGCTTCGACCATCCCGCCCACCAGATCGCGCTGCAGGAGCTGGTCGAGGCGGTGCGGATCGCCAAGGAGCGCGTGGCGCGTATCGAGGCGGCCATCGCTGAGTTCGTGCCCACCTGGTCGCTCGGTCCGGTCGTGCGGGCGTTGCAGACCCTGCGCGGCATCGACCTCATCGTCGCTGTCACCTTCGCGACCGAGGTCGGCGACATCAGCCGCTTCGAGAGTCCGCGTCAGCTCATGGGATATCTCGGCCTCGTACCGAGCGAGCGGTCCACCGGCGACACGGTCCGGCGCGGCGGGATCACCAAGGCCGGCAATGGGCGCGTGCGGCACATGCTGGTGGAGAGCGCCTGGACCTACCGTCACCCGCCGAAGGTCGGAGCAAAGAAGCTCTACCGGATGGAAGCCGCGACGCCACGGGTGCGCGAGATCGCCTGGAAGGCCCAGACCCGCCTCACGGCTCGTTACCGGGCGCTGATCGGGCGCGGCAAGAAGGCGACGGTGGTCTGCACGGCGATCGCCCGCGAACTCGTCGGCTTCATGTGGTCGGTCGCCCGGGAGGCGCGGGTCGCCTGA
- a CDS encoding recombinase family protein, with translation MASGKHVSYLRVSTAKQGASGLGLEAQREAVLGYLNGGHWTLVAEYVEIESGKRNDRPQLAAALAHARAIGARLVIAKLDRLSRDAHFLLGLDKAGVDFVAADLPTANRLTVGIMAMVAEEERRAISARTKAALAAAKARGVRLGSRTGGAHLRGLGNAAAVAAGRENAERRAADLGPIIAAIREAGHDSLGAIARELNARGILTARGGTWHASTVRNLLARLDA, from the coding sequence ATGGCCTCGGGCAAGCACGTCTCGTATCTCAGGGTCTCGACGGCGAAGCAGGGTGCGTCCGGTCTCGGCTTGGAGGCGCAGCGCGAAGCCGTGCTCGGCTACCTGAACGGCGGACACTGGACCCTCGTGGCCGAGTACGTGGAAATCGAGAGCGGAAAGCGGAACGACCGCCCGCAGCTCGCCGCCGCCTTGGCGCACGCGAGGGCCATCGGCGCCCGTCTGGTGATCGCGAAGCTTGATCGCCTCAGCCGTGACGCCCACTTCCTCCTCGGCCTCGACAAGGCCGGCGTCGACTTCGTGGCTGCAGACCTGCCGACTGCCAACCGGCTCACCGTCGGCATCATGGCGATGGTGGCGGAGGAGGAGCGCCGCGCGATCTCCGCCCGCACCAAGGCCGCTCTGGCCGCCGCCAAGGCCCGGGGCGTGCGGCTCGGCAGTCGGACGGGCGGTGCCCACCTCCGCGGCCTGGGGAACGCCGCTGCGGTCGCGGCCGGGCGGGAGAATGCCGAAAGGCGCGCCGCTGACCTGGGCCCGATCATCGCCGCGATCCGCGAGGCTGGCCACGACAGCCTGGGGGCTATCGCCCGCGAGCTGAACGCCCGCGGCATCCTCACCGCCCGCGGCGGTACGTGGCACGCCTCGACGGTGCGCAACCTCCTCGCCCGGCTCGATGCCTGA